A window of Geotrypetes seraphini chromosome 16, aGeoSer1.1, whole genome shotgun sequence genomic DNA:
ctgagaggggacatgatcgaaatattcaagataatgaagggaataaactcagtagataaagacacgttgttcaccctctccaagatagggagaacgagagggcactctctaaagttaaaaggggatatattctGAAGAAACATAAGGAagctcttcacccagagagtggtggaaaactggaactctcttcctggggctgttatgggggaaaacaccctccatggattcaacacaaagttagacaagttcctgctgaaccggaatgtacgcaggtctcagttagggcactggtctttgatctaggggccaccgcatgagcggactgctgggcatgatgaaccactgttctgatccagcagcggcaattcttatgtttttatgtaatttatcATTATAGACAATAGGAAATCTATATCTACACAAAGAACATTAGCAAAATCTGTCTCCAACAAAGCATTTTGATTAAAAAGTAGATACCAGACTTTATCTAATACATAGAATGAAAAATTgatcatgtttttcaaaattatttttccttttttttgggggggaggtgcagggggaTTGGAGATTTTCTCTTTGAAGTGTGCATCTGAAAAGAGtcacaagtaccgtatttgccagcgtataagacgactgggcgtataagacgaccccccaacttttacagttaaaatatagagtttgttatatactcgccgtataagactaccccttcttccgattcgcgaccccccccccaagccggcaaaaacagctttgcaccgcaggcccagccgcccaagacgagtcggaggcccctacccgccgcatcctgcacgtgggcagactcagcacaaacgctgctgatggccccaatcgacacgctgacctccccgcgcacgctgaccatcttctctctgcctgcactttccccgcggccctcttcggcgactcagcaggggcagcgatcaagacaggctgcaaacgtcgggaccttccctctctgagtcccgcctattttgtttcaacttcctgtttccgcataggcgagactcacagagggaatgaccgcctgtcttgatcgcccgaggctgggaggaacagaagatttctgcaaacaccatcggggcagaaattTTAACGGGTCCAACTCGCCGGTCctatgcggaccggcaggaattttctgcggaccggcaccagttgaagaactgtgatgtaaacagtacccggcgtataagacgacccccgactttggggaggattttaaggtactgaaaagtcgtcttatacgccggcaaatacggtacttgaaAATCAGATCTTGAACCATACCATTTTTTATTTGCGATAAAAAGTACTATTTATcttaataaaatgttaataattaGCATACATACCCTCCAGGTGTTAAAAacttccccccccttctttttacAAAAGGCGTGCAGTCAAGTGCCATATTGCCATAtggcaaatgctccgacacccAGTCAGTTCCTATGGGTGTCAGAGTATTTATCATGCTGGCTCCCGCTGTtggttttagtaaaaggacccatgtgtcataaaacaaaatcaccaaacaagaaaATATGACTATAATGTTTTCATTAAAAATGTCTTTTTCAAGGCTTTTTTCACATCCTTGTTTTTCAGGGTGTATATAGCTGGATTCAACATGGGAGTTAGGAAACTGTACAAAAGAGAAAGGAGTCGGTCCCTGTCCAGTGAATAGCTTGAGATTGGGCGCATATAGGTAAAGACGGCGGTGGCGTAGAAAAAGATTACCACGGTGATATGGGAGCTGCAGGTTGAGAAGGCtttctgtctaccttctcgagAGTTGATTTTCAGTATAGCTGATATGATATAAATATAGGATGTGATGATACAAAGACAAGGAGTCCAAGCTAAGAGTGTGCCTGCGACCAACAGTATGGTTTCATTGACTGAGGTATCGGCACAGGAGAGTGCTAACAAAGGGGGGATATCACAAAAGAAATAGTTGAGTTCATTTGAAGCACAGAAGGGTAATGTAAACGTGAAATAAGTGTGTATTGTTGAATTCACCAGACCTACAGTCCAGCAAAATGTCACGAGGCATCCACACACTTTTCTGTTCATAATGATCAGGTATTGCAGAGGTTTGCAGATTGCCACGTAACGATCGTAAGCCATCACAGCAAGCAGAACACACTCTGTGCCcaaaaaacaaaggaagaaaTACATCTGCGTCAAACAGCCTTCGAAGGAGATGCTTTTCTGCTCTTTCAGGAGGTTTTCCAATATTTTGGGCACTGTTGCTGATGTGTAGCAAATATCAAGGAAGGACAAAACACCCAAGAAAAAATACATTGGCTTGTGAAGAGTAGAATCGAATTTAGTTACTAGTAAAATGACAGAATTCCCCACCCAGGTTACAAGGTAGATCACCAAAATGATGCCAAAGAGTGATGTTTGGAGTTTAGGAAGGTCAGAGAACCATAGAAATATAAATTTAGAAGGTGCAGTGTAGTTTTTCACTTCCATTTCGACTCAGGGTTTCACCTATAGGAAAGAAGTTAAAGTAAATTGCTTACCATGGGATACTGAGAGTGATGCAGATTGCATTCATGATCTACTTAAGGGTCAAAAATgggcccaaactgaccagatgatcccTAAAGGGATTAAAGCATGACCCTCCTtactcccctcccaccagccaaAGATGTCAAAGAAGCATTCCATCCTAGcctgtattacagcttcagatcGCCACATAGACACAGCTCAGCAGATCAGAGGGGTACTCTaggggacactgcagtgaacgtcacattAAAAAGTGGCAGGTACACATCCTGCTTGTATTGTATGGTGAgcactccaaaacccacccaaaacctactgtacctacagatgacacctgcaggcataagggttattGTTATGGTATACAGGTGGGTACGGTAAGTTTTTGGATGAGTTTTAAATGGGAGGagctggttgagctgctgcttctacacccagaggttgtgagatcaaatcctggtgctgtttcttgtgaccttgggcaagtcacttaatcctccagcgcCCACTGCTTTGagtgtcagctttgaaatgccaaagcaacaaaaaggtggtatacaagtccccattccccttCCCTTTCAGAGGGCTAACCATAAAATATAAGAAATGTATGAAGACATATGTACCTGGGACTTTGTAATGTGACATGTGGCTAACGCTGGCTGCTTCTAAGTCCAAAGGCTTGTTTTTGTGTggttttattttagatttttcttttcaaaaatggtcaaagAGATAGACATACTAAGAGTGAACATAAGTATAAATGGTGATTTccgaaaataaaagatagatgctttgctgtttcaaaaattgtcattttctctactggatttttggctGTTTTCATATACTGTAGAAAATGTCCCTCCCCACATGAACAAAATCTCATTCAAgtactattctttttttttttttttactttattgatAATCAATACGTTacaatacattaataacaaatattcatgaatgaccacaaaaaaaaactccatatagAGTACATTAAAACATATATAAGGCAATTAATCAACcatgtcctagtccacattatcatGGTAGTACTATTCTAACAAGAAACCTCTAAATATAAATTCTTAATTTTCTGTCCCTGCCTGTCTTCTACAACATAAATGTCACAACGCTTAAAAATAGTTCATTCAAGAAGTCATATACTATTAATTtagaccaaggggtccttttactaaggcatgctaaccgatttagcgcaccctAACCGATTTAGAGTgtactaattgatttagtgcatgctaactaaTTTAGAgtatgctaatcgatttagcacacgctaaatattagtgagcgctaaatgctatggtgcccatagaatatattgGGCGCCTTGGCATTTAGCGCAGGCGAATCAGTTAGCGTGCTAAATTGGTCAGCgcgccttagtataaggacccctaaatgataTTCAGGGTCCATTTTAATGCAATATGTCCTGTTTTCTTAGGTGCCGTCAACACTATTTCTTTATTAGTCAACTATTAATGGAATATTACTCACCTTTAGTGGTAAAATTTTGGTGATGACCAATGTCAACTCTCAAACTCACATTAAACTAACAATTATTATCTCAGGAATGTGGAAAGTTGCTCAGACATTATAGAATAAGTTTACCAATTAGAAGCCAGTTAGGAGCatctatataagaacatatgaattgcaaGAGCAAAGGTCCATTTAACTCAGCATCCTGCTTACAACAGTGGAAAATCCAGGAAGCAAATACTTTGCAGAATCCCAATGTCTTTTATGTAACAGCAAAGATAATCAATTATGTCTgtcggtgattttttttttaatgttcctaTAATGCCTTTGAGATATGGTTGCAAAGTTTGTTCATTTggtttggtggtttttttttccattaatgtTTTGTGGCAATTGGTCTCTCTCTAATGGGAGAACATGTTGTACCACCAGGGAGAATTTTGCTAAAATCATAAAAC
This region includes:
- the LOC117350535 gene encoding olfactory receptor 5V1-like, whose product is MEVKNYTAPSKFIFLWFSDLPKLQTSLFGIILVIYLVTWVGNSVILLVTKFDSTLHKPMYFFLGVLSFLDICYTSATVPKILENLLKEQKSISFEGCLTQMYFFLCFLGTECVLLAVMAYDRYVAICKPLQYLIIMNRKVCGCLVTFCWTVGLVNSTIHTYFTFTLPFCASNELNYFFCDIPPLLALSCADTSVNETILLVAGTLLAWTPCLCIITSYIYIISAILKINSREGRQKAFSTCSSHITVVIFFYATAVFTYMRPISSYSLDRDRLLSLLYSFLTPMLNPAIYTLKNKDVKKALKKTFLMKTL